One window from the genome of Spartobacteria bacterium encodes:
- a CDS encoding glycosyltransferase: MKTGGKVTFLVPGINNPVIGAATSLARLLEGTYDVDIVGPDMGDGVCDMYRGCFPYRGVDTPRIYRFPDYWADMRKVERAITHDGRNPPDVVIAVKAFMQTVPVALRIKKKFGCRVFTYLDEWDGALWARLSLKEKVLLWLKDAHHPCGPHYVPFVERMIKQCDGVIGTTTALAKRFDGVVLPVGVDVDVFSPARFTKDESEALRAKYGLTGKSVIGFGGVVRPHKGIEVILDALVQLGRSDVCLCIIGPRNEHVRELQEQEAYRPYLICTDAVNKSEIPGYLAMSDMIVLPLQDDLLAQTQMPCKIFEAMAMAKPVVGTDVSDLAWVLEGCGLVIPPGDTKACAEAVGRLVDDPVYARELGKRAREKCICEFSVDVVREQLLRIVSGDV; the protein is encoded by the coding sequence ATGAAAACGGGCGGGAAGGTGACGTTTTTGGTGCCGGGAATCAATAATCCGGTTATCGGTGCCGCTACAAGTCTGGCTCGCTTATTGGAGGGGACGTATGACGTGGATATTGTCGGGCCCGATATGGGCGATGGGGTGTGCGACATGTATCGGGGATGTTTTCCCTATCGTGGGGTGGATACGCCGCGGATTTATCGTTTTCCTGATTATTGGGCAGATATGCGTAAAGTCGAACGGGCGATTACGCACGACGGGCGGAATCCGCCGGATGTAGTGATTGCAGTGAAGGCGTTTATGCAGACGGTTCCCGTGGCGCTACGGATCAAAAAGAAGTTTGGCTGTCGGGTTTTTACGTATCTGGATGAATGGGACGGGGCGTTATGGGCGCGATTGTCATTGAAAGAAAAGGTGTTGCTTTGGCTGAAGGATGCGCATCATCCCTGCGGTCCACATTATGTGCCCTTTGTTGAGCGTATGATCAAACAATGCGACGGGGTGATCGGCACTACGACGGCGCTGGCGAAGCGATTTGACGGGGTGGTTCTGCCGGTGGGGGTGGATGTGGATGTATTTTCGCCGGCTCGCTTTACCAAAGATGAGTCGGAGGCGCTGCGGGCGAAATATGGACTGACCGGAAAATCGGTGATCGGATTTGGCGGGGTGGTGCGTCCGCATAAAGGGATTGAAGTGATTCTGGATGCGCTGGTGCAGCTGGGTCGGTCGGATGTATGTCTGTGCATTATCGGTCCGCGCAATGAGCATGTGCGGGAACTGCAGGAACAGGAGGCATATCGGCCGTATCTAATCTGTACGGATGCGGTGAATAAATCGGAAATTCCCGGGTATCTGGCGATGTCGGATATGATTGTGCTGCCGTTGCAGGATGATTTACTGGCGCAGACGCAGATGCCCTGCAAGATTTTTGAAGCCATGGCGATGGCCAAGCCGGTGGTGGGAACCGATGTGTCGGATCTGGCATGGGTGCTGGAGGGATGCGGGTTGGTGATTCCTCCGGGGGATACAAAAGCTTGTGCCGAGGCCGTTGGACGATTGGTGGATGATCCGGTATATGCGCGGGAGCTTGGGAAACGCGCCAGGGAGAAATGTATCTGCGAATTCAGTGTAGATGTGGTGCGGGAACAGTTGCTTCGTATTGTCAGTGGGGACGTGTGA
- a CDS encoding GxxExxY protein, translated as MNVNELCDVVRETSYAIHKYHRFGHLEKIYENALAHRLKKQGLRVEQQYPLTVYDEDGTVLGEYFADLFVEGMLIVELKACRSVGNDHIAQLLGYLRSSKMEHGVLINFGAPKLFIKKYVMSVDQQ; from the coding sequence ATGAATGTTAATGAACTTTGTGATGTTGTGCGGGAAACGAGTTATGCGATCCATAAATATCACCGATTCGGGCATCTTGAAAAAATATATGAAAATGCATTAGCGCATCGGCTTAAGAAGCAGGGATTGCGTGTTGAGCAACAATATCCTTTAACGGTATATGATGAGGATGGGACTGTATTGGGGGAATATTTTGCGGATTTGTTTGTTGAAGGAATGCTGATTGTAGAGCTGAAGGCCTGTCGGTCTGTGGGTAACGATCATATAGCTCAGTTGTTGGGGTATTTGCGATCGTCGAAAATGGAGCATGGGGTGTTGATCAATTTTGGTGCTCCGAAATTGTTCATTAAAAAGTATGTGATGTCGGTGGATCAACAGTGA
- a CDS encoding DUF86 domain-containing protein, with amino-acid sequence MDSGIILADLDRALKQLESALRVPADNDVFKAGCIQYFEFCFELAWKTMKSIASDQGVGECNSPKSSLKFAFKSGWIDNEVVWLDMLKARNKMSHTYNASSAMEIYDRLSDYRDALRALTCYLQNMEL; translated from the coding sequence ATGGATAGTGGCATTATATTGGCAGATTTAGATCGTGCTTTAAAGCAGCTTGAATCCGCGTTGCGTGTGCCTGCTGATAATGATGTGTTTAAAGCAGGTTGTATTCAATATTTTGAGTTTTGCTTTGAACTGGCATGGAAGACGATGAAATCGATTGCCAGCGATCAGGGGGTCGGCGAGTGTAATTCGCCCAAAAGTTCGCTGAAATTTGCCTTCAAAAGTGGTTGGATCGACAATGAAGTGGTGTGGCTGGATATGCTGAAAGCGCGGAATAAGATGTCGCATACCTACAACGCCAGCAGTGCTATGGAGATTTATGATCGTTTGTCTGACTACCGGGATGCTCTTAGGGCATTAACCTGTTATTTGCAAAATATGGAACTTTAA
- a CDS encoding nucleotidyltransferase domain-containing protein, producing MMREQQILTEIEYVLQCVGDELTGYRVVLFGSRAAGTAGPRSDFDIGVMGGRGLPLKTFYKIQDMFDQIETLYSIDWVDLNDTRDEFRKEAMKYVKVLYG from the coding sequence ATGATGAGAGAGCAACAGATTTTAACTGAAATTGAGTACGTATTGCAGTGTGTTGGTGATGAACTGACTGGGTATCGCGTAGTCTTGTTTGGCTCCCGTGCGGCGGGAACGGCCGGTCCGCGTTCTGATTTCGATATTGGAGTAATGGGAGGCAGGGGGTTGCCGCTTAAAACATTCTACAAAATACAGGATATGTTTGATCAGATTGAGACCTTGTATAGCATTGACTGGGTCGATTTGAATGACACGAGGGACGAATTTCGTAAAGAAGCAATGAAGTACGTGAAGGTGTTGTATGGATAG